In Triticum aestivum cultivar Chinese Spring chromosome 5B, IWGSC CS RefSeq v2.1, whole genome shotgun sequence, the following proteins share a genomic window:
- the LOC123112805 gene encoding zinc finger CCCH domain-containing protein 19 isoform X3, whose amino-acid sequence MPTTPDIVLEGDGGGGGGDKPEEDAQAAGDDVAARETVGVANDSDPADEKPEEGAGAGLQSNEVGAAAVDDPADLGASLADVGSDQTGQGIHDGAGEADQFGLGAQDDAPLIVDSDIAVSDYGVDAHDEEGAPMDVVAAAELIDREAELVKEDHDVAEEGTEVDTHPTTGNDDGEEAVAAADDASTDEGRQMDAVSISRDVDEEKAAGAVGVNATGEDIQVDAVDPTVVDNQEKEISSPGDDSAGEKGTAGVEGEKDVMAAQNVAEESDRVPEEAELDMIDNVVAEEVTEMDILASTGNGNEDEGVVTAGVGSTDEDMQVDEGDEQEKEAGDDGADEEGVEKHAVTMTGEDEEDDMAEQNIAEEADSVPEEAEVDLAGDVPEEEDVQIYEDDDDDEPPPLARRGVGRPKRGRASSKAQAVVKPSVKRKDEEEVCFICFDGGELVICDRRFCPKAYHPSCINRDDDFFKSKGQWTCGWHICSNCQKPARQMCYTCTFSLCKVCIKDTNFIPVRGTKGFCETCLNTVMLIENKEEATEQMDVDFDDKESWWSLFKDYWLNLKEKLPLPYAEISAARRSYLGELPEANDEEEANSDSLPKTRGKKRLKRAADEDISEGKGTTRKYTKQGSVSRDAKPKKPRGAKARQLSKRASSSDHGPKESESVGTSTSSAEEASWASKELLDFVAHMRNGDKSVLSQFEVQRLVLDYITRENLRDPRGKSMIVCDSWLQSLSGKERVGHFEMLKLLESHFPLAEVSPADIDGNHGGVVDPDPSQDADGNSEASVVMSSEKRRKSRKYDPRALQTNLDDFAAIDNHNIGLIYLRRNLMEELIGDADTFNEKVLGAFVRIRISGTGQRQDIYRLVQIVGTGTAAEKYKCGKKTTDITLEILNLDKKEVITIDITSNQEFTEEECKRLRQSIKCGFISRLTVGEIQEKARVLQSVKVNDWIESEKMRLAHLRDRASDMGHRKELRECVEKLKLLSTPEERARRLKEEPEIHADPAMDPNYESPEEPEEDAERSSFSKLRGSFSRKDINPVSPGKGEGRNAARDSRTNWESNRNTWSSTQLESPHGRRSTFSSHGESAGYTGKSESPNISAQKVNVEVTAANTPHGPSVISSQTLTANLMSPTPASQSTVNESEKIWQYMDPSNKIQGPFSIVQLRKWNSSGYFPHNLKIWKSNEKQEDSILLPDALAGKFEKDLPPWEPPLGSSSQTDKGYLRSSSDVGARPSDSLVERTKAGEHISKSAVLNKSQSFPDTTNAGSTVIQSGAQSYYGTQNPQAAFASQQSLIESWNASSSQFGAAVNPMTLPQPTIGGGFSGQNNTVAGNVGQLTPVPAPATVGTEIVNSQSSGEDRGLGQPGAAPSNTQQFEDARNQSTDASNSTQLMTHAQVANTSGQAQGAGNTNWGSALQSNANMAWGVMGQANMNMPWAAPAQGAASYNMGMTMPTQQNAVQNMGWVTPNPGNTNMNMVWPTNQGQGTPNAAAMMGAQMQGVAMAPWGGAIAQGNANSYPGWVPQVGNASQNAGGWSAPPQGNSGPNPVNGTGQGNNNVNWNSPSGNPTWNNQQEFNGGGSRGRSWRPQSGVRGTRPPCHLFQRTGSCNKEHCPYSHTPGDEGYSQRNDRHFDRRPSSNERSRHDRRPSSNERPQHDRRPSSNERPQHDRQNDKHFDRQASGSERQQDRPDSRQSGWDGWDNTGKADRSESKERQ is encoded by the exons ATGCCGACCACCCCGGATATCGTGctggagggcgacggcggcggaggagggggcgaCAAGCCTGAGGAGGACGCCCAGGCCGCCGGAGACGACGTGGCGGCGAGGGAGACTGTAGGTGTCGCCAACGACTCTGATCCGGCTGATGAgaagcccgaggagggcgctggcgCTGGGTTGCAGTCGAATGAGGTGGGCGCTGCCGCTGTGGATGATCCCGCAGACCTGGGTGCTTCCCTGGCTGATGTCGGTTCCGACCAGACTGGTCAGGGGATTCATGATGGTGCTGGCGAGGCTGATCAATTTGGACTCGGTGCGCAAGATGATGCTCCTCTTATTGTGGACAGTGATATCGCAGTTAGTGATTATGGGGTGGATGCTCATGATGAGGAGGGGGCACCAATGGATGTAGTTGCTGCAGCTGAGTTAATTGATAGGGAAGCAGAGCTTGTCAAAGAAGACCATGATGTTGCAGAGGAGGGCACAGAGGTGGATACACATCCCACAACTGGAAATGACGATGGAGAGGAAGCGGTTGCAGCAGCTGATGATGCTTCCACGGATGAGGGGAGGCAGATGGATGCAGTTTCCATCAGTAGAGATGTCGATGAGGAGAAAGCTGCCGGTGCGGTTGGTGTTAATGCCACAGGTGAGGACATACAGGTGGATGCAGTTGACCCGACTGTAGTTGATAATCAGGAAAAGGAGATCTCTTCACCTGGTGATGACAGTGCAGGTGAGAAGGGCACGGCTGGAGTTGAGGGTGAAAAAGATGTCATGGCTGCCCAAAATGTTGCTGAAGAATCTGATAGGGTTCCGGAAGAAGCTGAACTCGACATGATTGATAATGTTGTTGCAGAGGAGGTCACAGAGATGGATATTCTCGCCTCAACTGGAAATGGCAATGAGGATGAAGGGGTCGTAACAGCTG GTGTTGGTTCCACAGATGAGGACATGCAGGTGGATGAAGGCGATGAACAGGAAAaagaggctggtgatgatggtgcagATGAGGAGGGTGTTGAAAAACACGCGGTTACTATGACcggagaagatgaagaagatgatatGGCTGAGCAAAACATCGCTGAAGAGGCTGACAGTGTTCCGGAAGAAGCTGAAGTTGACTTGGCTGGTGATGTACCTGAAGAAGAGGACGTGCAGAtatatgaggatgatgatgatgacgaaccTCCACCGTTGGCACGAAGAGGTGTAGGGCGCCCAAAACGAGGTCGTGCATCTTCGAAGGCTCAGGCTGTGGTGAAGCCATCTGTTAAAAGGAAGGATGAGGAGGAGGTGTGCTTCATTTGCTTTGATGGTGGTGAACTTGTGATTTGTGATCGTAG GTTTTGTCCTAAGGCTTATCATCCTTCTTGTATTAATCGGGATGACGACTTCTTCAAGTCAAAGGGCCAATGGACTTGTG GGTGGCACATTTGTAGCAACTGTCAGAAACCTGCTCGCCAAATGTGTTACACATGTACCTTCTCGCTATGTAAAGTGTGCATTAAAGATACAAACTTCATCCCTGTCAGAGGAACTAAAGGCTTCTGTGAGACATGCCTGAATACTGTGATGCTGATAGAGAACAAAGAGGAGGCAACTGAGCAAATG GATGTAGATTTTGATGACAAAGAGAGCTGGTGGTCTTTGTTCAAGGATTATTGGCTGAATTTGAAAGAGAAGTTACCATTGCCATATGCAGAAATATCAGCCGCTAGGCGATCTTATCTTGGTGAACTACCTGAAGCTAATGATGAAGAGGAGGCTAATTCAGACAGTTTACCAAAAACGAGGGGAAAGAAGCGATTAAAGCGTGCTGCTGACGAGGATATCTCCGAAGGGAAAGGCACCACTCGTAAATATACTAAACAAGGCTCAGTTAGCCGTGATGCTAAGCCTAAGAAGCCTAGAGGTGCAAAGGCTAGACAACTGTCAAAGCGTGCTTCGAGCAGTGATCATGGACCAAAAGAATCTGAAAGTGTGGGGACATCGACATCCTCAGCTGAGGAGGCTAGTTGGGCCTCAAAGGAGCTCTTGGATTTTGTTGCACATATGAGGAATGGTGACAAATCAGTGCTATCTCAGTTTGAAGTTCAACGCCTTGTACTTGACTATATCACACGTGAAAATCTGCGGGATCCTCGTGGGAAAAGCATGATAGTTTGTGATTCTTGGCTCCAAAGTCTCTCTGGGAAAGAACGTGTTGGGCATTTTGAAATGCTGAAGCTTCTTGAATCTCATTTTCCTTTGGCTGAGGTCTCACCAGCTGATATCGATGGCAACCATGGTGGTGTTGTAGACCCTGATCCTAGCCAGGACGCTGATGGTAACAGTGAAGCATCAGTTGTGATGAGTTCAGAAAAAAGAAGGAAATCACGGAAGTATGATCCGAGAGCTCTGCAAACGAACCTTGATGACTTCGCCGCGATAGATAACCATAATATCGGCTTGATATACCTGCGTCGCAACCTAATGGAAGAGTTGATAGGTGATGCTGACACATTCAATGAGAAAGTTCTTGGAGCATTTGTGAGAATACGTATATCTGGTACAGGTCAAAGGCAAGACATTTATCGACTTGTGCAGATTGTCG GGACTGGAACAGCTGCTGAGAAGTATAAATGTGGGAAAAAGACAACTGACATAACATTAGAGATACTAAACTTGGACAAGAAAGAGGTTATTACTATTGACATAACCTCAAATCAAGAATTCACTGAG GAGGAATGCAAACGTTTACGACAAAGCATAAAGTGTGGATTCATTTCAAGACTGACAGTG GGAGAGATTCAGGAGAAGGCAAGGGTTCTCCAGTCTGTGAAAGTCAATGAT TGGATTGAAAGTGAAAAGATGCGTCTTGCACATCTTCGTGACCGCGCCAGCGATATGGGCCATAGAAAAGA GCTTAGAGAATGTGTAGAGAAGCTGAAGCTTCTAAGTACTCCAGAGGAGCGTGCTCGTAGGCTAAAGGAAGAACCTGAAATACATGCTGACCCTGCCATGGATCCGAATTATGAATCTCCAGAAGAACCAGAGGAGGATGCTGAGAGAA GTAGCTTCAGTAAGCTGAGAGGTTCTTTCTCTAGGAAAGATATCAATCCAGTGTCTCCTGGTAAAGGAGAGGGTAGAAACGCTGCACGAGATTCAAGAACTAACTGGGAGTCAAACCGAAACACATGGTCAAGTACACAATTGGAATCGCCTCATGGACGGAGATCTACATTTTCTTCTCATGGTGAAAGTGCTGGTTACACAGGTAAATCAGAGAGTCCAAACATCAGTGCACAAAAAGTTAATGTGGAAGTCACGGCAGCTAATACTCCACACGGGCCATCTGTTATCTCATCCCAAACTCTAACGGCTAATTTAATGTCGCCAACGCCAGCATCACAGTCAACAGTCAATGAGTCTGAAAAGATATGGCAGTACATGGACCCCTCTAATAAAATCCAAGGCCCCTTTTCAATAGTTCAGCTGCGTAAATGGAACAGCAGTGGGTACTTCCCACATAATTTGAAAATATGGAAGTCTAATGAGAAGCAGGAGGACTCAATATTGTTGCCTGATGCTTTGGCTGGGAAGTTTGAGAAAGACCTGCCTCCATGGGAACCACCACTTGGTAGCTCTTCTCAAACGGACAAAGGTTACTTGAGAAGCAGCTCAGATGTAGGTGCTAGACCCTCTGACTCCCTTGTGGAAAGGACAAAAGCTGGTGAACATATTTCAAAATCAGCAGTTTTAAATAAGTCACAGTCTTTCCCAGATACAACCAATGCTGGATCAACCGTGATCCAGTCTGGCGCACAAAGTTATTATGGTACGCAGAATCCTCAGGCAGCTTTTGCAAGCCAACAATCTCTCATTGAAAGTTGGAATGCATCCTCAAGTCAGTTTGGTGCTGCAGTAAATCCTATGACACTTCCTCAGCCTACCATAGGAGGAGGCTTTTCAGGACAGAATAATACAGTTGCAGGAAATGTAGGTCAGCTAACTCCTGTGCCAGCTCCTGCAACAGTGGGCACAGAAATTGTTAATTCGCAGTCTTCAGGTGAAG ATCGTGGACTAGGTCAGCCCGGAGCTGCGCCATCAAACACTCAGCAATTTGAAG ATGCAAGGAACCAATCAACCGATGCCTCCAACTCGACACAGCTGATGACACATGCACAAGTGGCAAACACATCTGGCCAAGCTCAGGGGGCTGGAAATACGAATTGGGGATCCGCACTTCAGAGTAATGCAAACATGGCCTGGGGAGTGATGGGACAGGCTAATATGAACATGCCCTGGGCAGCACCAGCACAAGGTGCCGCCAGCTACAACATGGGTATGACCATGCCAACACAGCAAAATGCAGTCCAAAACATGGGCTGGGTCACACCAAATCCAGGAAACACCAACATGAATATGGTGTGGCCTACAAATCAAGGCCAAGGGACTCCAAATGCAGCTGCTATGATGGGAGCTCAGATGCAAGGAGTTGCGATGGCCCCTTGGGGCGGTGCCATTGCGCAAGGAAATGCAAATTCTTATCCTGGTTGGGTGCCCCAAGTTGGAAACGCAAGTCAAAATGCCGGCGGCTGGAGTGCTCCTCCGCAGGGAAATTCAGGTCCTAACCCTGTAAATGGCACAGGCCAGGGGAATAATAACGTGAACTGGAATTCACCAAGTGGGAACCCGACATGGAACAACCAGCAGGAATTTAATGGTGGTGGCTCGCGTGGGAGGTCATGGAGGCCGCAGTCTGGGGTTCGGGGGACACGGCCACCCTGCCATCTCTTCCAGAGGACTGGTAGCTGCAACAAAGAGCATTGCCCCTATTCCCATACGCCAGGAGACGAGGGATATTCACAGAGAAACGATCGCCACTTTGACAGGCGGCCTTCGAGCAACGAGAGATCTCGGCATGACAGGCGGCCTTCGAGCAACGAGAGACCTCAGCATGATAGGCGGCCTTCGAGCAACGAGAGACCTCAGCATGACAGGCAAAACGATAAACATTTTGATCGTCAAGCGTCAGGCAGCGAGAGGCAGCAGGATAGGCCCGACAGCAGGCAGAGTGGCTGGGATGGCTGGGATAACACTGGGAAGGCTGATAGGTCAGAATCAAAAGAGAGGCAGTAG
- the LOC123112805 gene encoding zinc finger CCCH domain-containing protein 19 isoform X1, with translation MPTTPDIVLEGDGGGGGGDKPEEDAQAAGDDVAARETVGVANDSDPADEKPEEGAGAGLQSNEVGAAAVDDPADLGASLADVGSDQTGQGIHDGAGEADQFGLGAQDDAPLIVDSDIAVSDYGVDAHDEEGAPMDVVAAAELIDREAELVKEDHDVAEEGTEVDTHPTTGNDDGEEAVAAADDASTDEGRQMDAVSISRDVDEEKAAGAVGVNATGEDIQVDAVDPTVVDNQEKEISSPGDDSAGEKGTAGVEGEKDVMAAQNVAEESDRVPEEAELDMIDNVVAEEVTEMDILASTGNGNEDEGVVTAGDASADEGTSMDAVSISRDVNEEKCTDAAGVGSTDEDMQVDEGDEQEKEAGDDGADEEGVEKHAVTMTGEDEEDDMAEQNIAEEADSVPEEAEVDLAGDVPEEEDVQIYEDDDDDEPPPLARRGVGRPKRGRASSKAQAVVKPSVKRKDEEEVCFICFDGGELVICDRRFCPKAYHPSCINRDDDFFKSKGQWTCGWHICSNCQKPARQMCYTCTFSLCKVCIKDTNFIPVRGTKGFCETCLNTVMLIENKEEATEQMDVDFDDKESWWSLFKDYWLNLKEKLPLPYAEISAARRSYLGELPEANDEEEANSDSLPKTRGKKRLKRAADEDISEGKGTTRKYTKQGSVSRDAKPKKPRGAKARQLSKRASSSDHGPKESESVGTSTSSAEEASWASKELLDFVAHMRNGDKSVLSQFEVQRLVLDYITRENLRDPRGKSMIVCDSWLQSLSGKERVGHFEMLKLLESHFPLAEVSPADIDGNHGGVVDPDPSQDADGNSEASVVMSSEKRRKSRKYDPRALQTNLDDFAAIDNHNIGLIYLRRNLMEELIGDADTFNEKVLGAFVRIRISGTGQRQDIYRLVQIVGTGTAAEKYKCGKKTTDITLEILNLDKKEVITIDITSNQEFTEEECKRLRQSIKCGFISRLTVGEIQEKARVLQSVKVNDWIESEKMRLAHLRDRASDMGHRKELRECVEKLKLLSTPEERARRLKEEPEIHADPAMDPNYESPEEPEEDAERSSFSKLRGSFSRKDINPVSPGKGEGRNAARDSRTNWESNRNTWSSTQLESPHGRRSTFSSHGESAGYTGKSESPNISAQKVNVEVTAANTPHGPSVISSQTLTANLMSPTPASQSTVNESEKIWQYMDPSNKIQGPFSIVQLRKWNSSGYFPHNLKIWKSNEKQEDSILLPDALAGKFEKDLPPWEPPLGSSSQTDKGYLRSSSDVGARPSDSLVERTKAGEHISKSAVLNKSQSFPDTTNAGSTVIQSGAQSYYGTQNPQAAFASQQSLIESWNASSSQFGAAVNPMTLPQPTIGGGFSGQNNTVAGNVGQLTPVPAPATVGTEIVNSQSSGEDRGLGQPGAAPSNTQQFEDARNQSTDASNSTQLMTHAQVANTSGQAQGAGNTNWGSALQSNANMAWGVMGQANMNMPWAAPAQGAASYNMGMTMPTQQNAVQNMGWVTPNPGNTNMNMVWPTNQGQGTPNAAAMMGAQMQGVAMAPWGGAIAQGNANSYPGWVPQVGNASQNAGGWSAPPQGNSGPNPVNGTGQGNNNVNWNSPSGNPTWNNQQEFNGGGSRGRSWRPQSGVRGTRPPCHLFQRTGSCNKEHCPYSHTPGDEGYSQRNDRHFDRRPSSNERSRHDRRPSSNERPQHDRRPSSNERPQHDRQNDKHFDRQASGSERQQDRPDSRQSGWDGWDNTGKADRSESKERQ, from the exons ATGCCGACCACCCCGGATATCGTGctggagggcgacggcggcggaggagggggcgaCAAGCCTGAGGAGGACGCCCAGGCCGCCGGAGACGACGTGGCGGCGAGGGAGACTGTAGGTGTCGCCAACGACTCTGATCCGGCTGATGAgaagcccgaggagggcgctggcgCTGGGTTGCAGTCGAATGAGGTGGGCGCTGCCGCTGTGGATGATCCCGCAGACCTGGGTGCTTCCCTGGCTGATGTCGGTTCCGACCAGACTGGTCAGGGGATTCATGATGGTGCTGGCGAGGCTGATCAATTTGGACTCGGTGCGCAAGATGATGCTCCTCTTATTGTGGACAGTGATATCGCAGTTAGTGATTATGGGGTGGATGCTCATGATGAGGAGGGGGCACCAATGGATGTAGTTGCTGCAGCTGAGTTAATTGATAGGGAAGCAGAGCTTGTCAAAGAAGACCATGATGTTGCAGAGGAGGGCACAGAGGTGGATACACATCCCACAACTGGAAATGACGATGGAGAGGAAGCGGTTGCAGCAGCTGATGATGCTTCCACGGATGAGGGGAGGCAGATGGATGCAGTTTCCATCAGTAGAGATGTCGATGAGGAGAAAGCTGCCGGTGCGGTTGGTGTTAATGCCACAGGTGAGGACATACAGGTGGATGCAGTTGACCCGACTGTAGTTGATAATCAGGAAAAGGAGATCTCTTCACCTGGTGATGACAGTGCAGGTGAGAAGGGCACGGCTGGAGTTGAGGGTGAAAAAGATGTCATGGCTGCCCAAAATGTTGCTGAAGAATCTGATAGGGTTCCGGAAGAAGCTGAACTCGACATGATTGATAATGTTGTTGCAGAGGAGGTCACAGAGATGGATATTCTCGCCTCAACTGGAAATGGCAATGAGGATGAAGGGGTCGTAACAGCTGGTGATGCTTCTGCAGATGAGGGGACGTCGATGGATGCAGTTTCCATCAGTAGAGATGTCAATGAGGAGAAATGTACTGATGCAGCTGGTGTTGGTTCCACAGATGAGGACATGCAGGTGGATGAAGGCGATGAACAGGAAAaagaggctggtgatgatggtgcagATGAGGAGGGTGTTGAAAAACACGCGGTTACTATGACcggagaagatgaagaagatgatatGGCTGAGCAAAACATCGCTGAAGAGGCTGACAGTGTTCCGGAAGAAGCTGAAGTTGACTTGGCTGGTGATGTACCTGAAGAAGAGGACGTGCAGAtatatgaggatgatgatgatgacgaaccTCCACCGTTGGCACGAAGAGGTGTAGGGCGCCCAAAACGAGGTCGTGCATCTTCGAAGGCTCAGGCTGTGGTGAAGCCATCTGTTAAAAGGAAGGATGAGGAGGAGGTGTGCTTCATTTGCTTTGATGGTGGTGAACTTGTGATTTGTGATCGTAG GTTTTGTCCTAAGGCTTATCATCCTTCTTGTATTAATCGGGATGACGACTTCTTCAAGTCAAAGGGCCAATGGACTTGTG GGTGGCACATTTGTAGCAACTGTCAGAAACCTGCTCGCCAAATGTGTTACACATGTACCTTCTCGCTATGTAAAGTGTGCATTAAAGATACAAACTTCATCCCTGTCAGAGGAACTAAAGGCTTCTGTGAGACATGCCTGAATACTGTGATGCTGATAGAGAACAAAGAGGAGGCAACTGAGCAAATG GATGTAGATTTTGATGACAAAGAGAGCTGGTGGTCTTTGTTCAAGGATTATTGGCTGAATTTGAAAGAGAAGTTACCATTGCCATATGCAGAAATATCAGCCGCTAGGCGATCTTATCTTGGTGAACTACCTGAAGCTAATGATGAAGAGGAGGCTAATTCAGACAGTTTACCAAAAACGAGGGGAAAGAAGCGATTAAAGCGTGCTGCTGACGAGGATATCTCCGAAGGGAAAGGCACCACTCGTAAATATACTAAACAAGGCTCAGTTAGCCGTGATGCTAAGCCTAAGAAGCCTAGAGGTGCAAAGGCTAGACAACTGTCAAAGCGTGCTTCGAGCAGTGATCATGGACCAAAAGAATCTGAAAGTGTGGGGACATCGACATCCTCAGCTGAGGAGGCTAGTTGGGCCTCAAAGGAGCTCTTGGATTTTGTTGCACATATGAGGAATGGTGACAAATCAGTGCTATCTCAGTTTGAAGTTCAACGCCTTGTACTTGACTATATCACACGTGAAAATCTGCGGGATCCTCGTGGGAAAAGCATGATAGTTTGTGATTCTTGGCTCCAAAGTCTCTCTGGGAAAGAACGTGTTGGGCATTTTGAAATGCTGAAGCTTCTTGAATCTCATTTTCCTTTGGCTGAGGTCTCACCAGCTGATATCGATGGCAACCATGGTGGTGTTGTAGACCCTGATCCTAGCCAGGACGCTGATGGTAACAGTGAAGCATCAGTTGTGATGAGTTCAGAAAAAAGAAGGAAATCACGGAAGTATGATCCGAGAGCTCTGCAAACGAACCTTGATGACTTCGCCGCGATAGATAACCATAATATCGGCTTGATATACCTGCGTCGCAACCTAATGGAAGAGTTGATAGGTGATGCTGACACATTCAATGAGAAAGTTCTTGGAGCATTTGTGAGAATACGTATATCTGGTACAGGTCAAAGGCAAGACATTTATCGACTTGTGCAGATTGTCG GGACTGGAACAGCTGCTGAGAAGTATAAATGTGGGAAAAAGACAACTGACATAACATTAGAGATACTAAACTTGGACAAGAAAGAGGTTATTACTATTGACATAACCTCAAATCAAGAATTCACTGAG GAGGAATGCAAACGTTTACGACAAAGCATAAAGTGTGGATTCATTTCAAGACTGACAGTG GGAGAGATTCAGGAGAAGGCAAGGGTTCTCCAGTCTGTGAAAGTCAATGAT TGGATTGAAAGTGAAAAGATGCGTCTTGCACATCTTCGTGACCGCGCCAGCGATATGGGCCATAGAAAAGA GCTTAGAGAATGTGTAGAGAAGCTGAAGCTTCTAAGTACTCCAGAGGAGCGTGCTCGTAGGCTAAAGGAAGAACCTGAAATACATGCTGACCCTGCCATGGATCCGAATTATGAATCTCCAGAAGAACCAGAGGAGGATGCTGAGAGAA GTAGCTTCAGTAAGCTGAGAGGTTCTTTCTCTAGGAAAGATATCAATCCAGTGTCTCCTGGTAAAGGAGAGGGTAGAAACGCTGCACGAGATTCAAGAACTAACTGGGAGTCAAACCGAAACACATGGTCAAGTACACAATTGGAATCGCCTCATGGACGGAGATCTACATTTTCTTCTCATGGTGAAAGTGCTGGTTACACAGGTAAATCAGAGAGTCCAAACATCAGTGCACAAAAAGTTAATGTGGAAGTCACGGCAGCTAATACTCCACACGGGCCATCTGTTATCTCATCCCAAACTCTAACGGCTAATTTAATGTCGCCAACGCCAGCATCACAGTCAACAGTCAATGAGTCTGAAAAGATATGGCAGTACATGGACCCCTCTAATAAAATCCAAGGCCCCTTTTCAATAGTTCAGCTGCGTAAATGGAACAGCAGTGGGTACTTCCCACATAATTTGAAAATATGGAAGTCTAATGAGAAGCAGGAGGACTCAATATTGTTGCCTGATGCTTTGGCTGGGAAGTTTGAGAAAGACCTGCCTCCATGGGAACCACCACTTGGTAGCTCTTCTCAAACGGACAAAGGTTACTTGAGAAGCAGCTCAGATGTAGGTGCTAGACCCTCTGACTCCCTTGTGGAAAGGACAAAAGCTGGTGAACATATTTCAAAATCAGCAGTTTTAAATAAGTCACAGTCTTTCCCAGATACAACCAATGCTGGATCAACCGTGATCCAGTCTGGCGCACAAAGTTATTATGGTACGCAGAATCCTCAGGCAGCTTTTGCAAGCCAACAATCTCTCATTGAAAGTTGGAATGCATCCTCAAGTCAGTTTGGTGCTGCAGTAAATCCTATGACACTTCCTCAGCCTACCATAGGAGGAGGCTTTTCAGGACAGAATAATACAGTTGCAGGAAATGTAGGTCAGCTAACTCCTGTGCCAGCTCCTGCAACAGTGGGCACAGAAATTGTTAATTCGCAGTCTTCAGGTGAAG ATCGTGGACTAGGTCAGCCCGGAGCTGCGCCATCAAACACTCAGCAATTTGAAG ATGCAAGGAACCAATCAACCGATGCCTCCAACTCGACACAGCTGATGACACATGCACAAGTGGCAAACACATCTGGCCAAGCTCAGGGGGCTGGAAATACGAATTGGGGATCCGCACTTCAGAGTAATGCAAACATGGCCTGGGGAGTGATGGGACAGGCTAATATGAACATGCCCTGGGCAGCACCAGCACAAGGTGCCGCCAGCTACAACATGGGTATGACCATGCCAACACAGCAAAATGCAGTCCAAAACATGGGCTGGGTCACACCAAATCCAGGAAACACCAACATGAATATGGTGTGGCCTACAAATCAAGGCCAAGGGACTCCAAATGCAGCTGCTATGATGGGAGCTCAGATGCAAGGAGTTGCGATGGCCCCTTGGGGCGGTGCCATTGCGCAAGGAAATGCAAATTCTTATCCTGGTTGGGTGCCCCAAGTTGGAAACGCAAGTCAAAATGCCGGCGGCTGGAGTGCTCCTCCGCAGGGAAATTCAGGTCCTAACCCTGTAAATGGCACAGGCCAGGGGAATAATAACGTGAACTGGAATTCACCAAGTGGGAACCCGACATGGAACAACCAGCAGGAATTTAATGGTGGTGGCTCGCGTGGGAGGTCATGGAGGCCGCAGTCTGGGGTTCGGGGGACACGGCCACCCTGCCATCTCTTCCAGAGGACTGGTAGCTGCAACAAAGAGCATTGCCCCTATTCCCATACGCCAGGAGACGAGGGATATTCACAGAGAAACGATCGCCACTTTGACAGGCGGCCTTCGAGCAACGAGAGATCTCGGCATGACAGGCGGCCTTCGAGCAACGAGAGACCTCAGCATGATAGGCGGCCTTCGAGCAACGAGAGACCTCAGCATGACAGGCAAAACGATAAACATTTTGATCGTCAAGCGTCAGGCAGCGAGAGGCAGCAGGATAGGCCCGACAGCAGGCAGAGTGGCTGGGATGGCTGGGATAACACTGGGAAGGCTGATAGGTCAGAATCAAAAGAGAGGCAGTAG